One region of Alphaproteobacteria bacterium genomic DNA includes:
- a CDS encoding hydantoinase B/oxoprolinase family protein, with protein sequence MDVDPVKLELVKNALEMISDNMMVSVIRTSRSSLVRNNLDFSGSICDPDGTMVAQGLALPAHLGATMPALRCCLDAFEGDIRPGDMLANNDPYHGGSHLNDIFMFKPVFHDGGIVCILGLILHHTDLGGRVPGGGAADSDEIFQEGLRIPPSKIVEGGRPNATLLNIIEYNTRVPDKVMGDIRSQIAALTAAEREIHKLLERYSPAELKLYMRALVDYTERLVRAAIRDLPDGEAEFTEWNDDDGVGGGPVKIQCRLSVRGDEFIVDFTGTDAQRGGALHTNYWYTASLSYAALRAVMPLDTPNNAGFYRPIRVIAPEGSWVNPRFPAALGARSQGGYRLRTCVIGAMAKLFEGRIPACPGGSEFGLAISGNDERGKRFVHVEFHNITGRGGGPDLDGQDGGPYFLGNLANTPVETIEAENPVMVEEYAFLPDSGGPGRYRGGLGLVRQYRILNDSATVQHRSDRHKTGCWGIFGGKDGRPAKSFVFDADGTRHDAPSKFVRRLQRGEGFRAEMGAAGGYGDPIQRDPDAVAEDVKQEKITLTHARDAYGVVVDPVSFAVDLPATLALRRAGAAA encoded by the coding sequence ATGGACGTCGATCCCGTCAAGCTGGAACTCGTCAAGAACGCGCTGGAGATGATCTCCGACAACATGATGGTGTCGGTGATCCGCACATCACGTTCCAGCCTGGTACGCAACAATCTGGATTTCTCCGGCTCGATCTGCGACCCGGACGGCACCATGGTCGCGCAGGGGCTGGCGTTGCCGGCCCATCTCGGCGCGACCATGCCGGCGCTGCGCTGCTGCCTCGACGCGTTCGAGGGGGACATCCGGCCCGGCGACATGCTGGCCAACAACGACCCATATCACGGCGGCAGCCACCTCAACGACATCTTCATGTTCAAGCCCGTGTTCCACGACGGCGGGATCGTTTGCATCCTCGGCCTCATCCTGCATCACACCGACCTGGGCGGGCGCGTGCCCGGCGGCGGGGCGGCCGACAGCGACGAAATCTTCCAGGAAGGCCTGCGCATCCCGCCGTCGAAGATCGTCGAGGGCGGCAGGCCCAACGCGACCCTCCTGAACATCATCGAATACAACACCCGCGTGCCCGACAAGGTGATGGGCGACATCCGTTCGCAGATCGCGGCGCTGACCGCGGCGGAGCGGGAAATCCACAAGCTGCTGGAGCGGTATTCCCCGGCGGAGCTGAAACTCTACATGCGCGCCCTCGTCGACTACACCGAGCGGCTGGTGCGCGCGGCGATCCGCGATCTGCCCGACGGCGAGGCGGAATTCACCGAATGGAACGACGATGACGGCGTCGGCGGCGGGCCGGTAAAGATCCAGTGCAGGCTGTCCGTGCGCGGCGACGAATTCATCGTCGACTTCACCGGCACGGACGCCCAGCGCGGCGGCGCCCTGCATACCAATTACTGGTACACGGCGTCGCTCAGCTACGCGGCGCTGCGCGCGGTGATGCCGCTGGATACGCCGAACAACGCCGGTTTCTACCGGCCCATCAGGGTGATCGCGCCGGAAGGCTCCTGGGTCAATCCGCGCTTCCCCGCCGCGCTGGGGGCGCGCAGCCAGGGCGGCTACCGGCTGCGCACATGCGTCATTGGCGCCATGGCGAAGCTGTTCGAGGGGCGCATCCCCGCCTGTCCCGGCGGGTCCGAATTCGGCCTCGCCATCAGCGGCAACGACGAACGCGGCAAGCGCTTCGTCCATGTGGAATTCCACAACATCACCGGGCGCGGCGGCGGTCCCGACCTGGACGGCCAGGACGGCGGGCCGTATTTCCTCGGCAACCTCGCCAACACGCCGGTGGAAACCATCGAGGCGGAAAACCCCGTGATGGTCGAGGAATACGCCTTCCTGCCCGACAGCGGCGGGCCGGGACGCTATCGCGGCGGCCTCGGTCTCGTGCGGCAGTACCGGATCCTCAACGACTCCGCCACCGTCCAGCACCGTTCCGACCGGCACAAGACTGGTTGCTGGGGGATTTTCGGCGGAAAGGACGGCCGTCCCGCAAAATCCTTCGTCTTCGATGCCGACGGCACCCGCCACGACGCGCCGTCGAAATTCGTGCGGCGCCTGCAACGGGGCGAAGGCTTCCGCGCCGAAATGGGCGCGGCGGGCGGCTACGGCGACCCCATTCAACGCGATCCCGACGCCGTCGCCGAGGACGTGAAACAGGAGAAGATCACATTGACCCATGCCCGTGACGCCTATGGCGTCGTCGTCGATCCCGTCAGCTTCGCGGTCGATCTTCCCGCCACCCTGGCCCTGCGCCGCGCCGGAGCGGCGGCATGA
- a CDS encoding hydantoinase/oxoprolinase family protein produces the protein MSGGFRLGVDIGGTFTDIVLLGDDGALYSKKILSTPDDYSRAIQEGAAALLAETGIAASAIREVGHGTTVATNAIIERKGVTVALVTTQGFRDVLEIGRFRSPRLYDLDFRKPEPLVERRLRLEVPERMLASGDVHIPLDEAACAAVGKRCVALGADAIAVCFINAYANPEHEERAAAILRRNAPGVPVTISTELVPQVQEYERTSTVVVNAYIRPVIERYVASLQRRLAELGIAVPLNIMQSNGGVLPAKGAARDPVYIIESGPAAGVVGAQRMGTRIGTDNMLVFDMGGTTAKAAIIEGGRFGLSPETEVGGGAALGHRMIRGGGYVVQVPTIDIAEVGAGGGSIAWVDAGGAVQVGPRSAGAAPGPVCYDLGGADPTVTDANLLLGYLNQEYLVGGELKVNRAKAAAQMDALAARVKQDRTDLTYGIHLIANATMMRALSAVSSERGLDPADFTLVGFGGNGGVHVCDLAESLRIGRIVVPPVAGLFCALGLLFADMEHQPVRAFYRRLDSLQLEELNAALQSLSDEAAELLEADGFTGPDRKTIALSAEVKYVGQNSSLTVPFEHMPVDAAGLADFAERFASQHDHTFGYRSDREVLQIVSLKAVGRGLDEFPRVPDRARRAMEKVPEASRREAYFGPDHGWLDTPVIPRSGLGEKPQHGPLIVEEYDTTIVIRPGWTARLDGWNNVVLERGEVSSPL, from the coding sequence ATGAGCGGCGGTTTTCGGCTCGGCGTGGATATCGGCGGCACCTTCACCGATATCGTGCTGCTCGGCGATGACGGCGCGCTGTACAGCAAGAAGATCCTCTCCACCCCCGACGATTACAGCCGCGCCATCCAGGAAGGCGCCGCGGCATTACTGGCGGAAACCGGCATCGCGGCGTCGGCGATCCGCGAGGTCGGGCACGGCACCACGGTCGCGACCAACGCCATTATCGAGCGCAAGGGCGTGACGGTCGCGCTGGTGACGACGCAGGGCTTCCGCGACGTGCTGGAAATCGGTCGTTTCCGCTCGCCGCGGCTCTACGACCTCGACTTCCGCAAGCCGGAACCGCTGGTCGAGCGCCGGTTGCGGCTGGAGGTGCCGGAACGCATGCTGGCCTCCGGCGACGTGCATATCCCGCTGGACGAGGCCGCCTGCGCCGCGGTGGGAAAGCGCTGCGTCGCGCTGGGCGCCGACGCCATCGCCGTGTGCTTCATCAACGCCTACGCCAACCCGGAACACGAGGAACGGGCGGCGGCGATCCTGCGGCGGAACGCGCCGGGCGTCCCCGTGACGATCTCCACCGAACTGGTGCCCCAGGTGCAGGAATACGAACGCACCAGCACGGTCGTGGTGAACGCCTATATCCGCCCGGTGATCGAACGCTACGTCGCGTCGCTGCAACGCCGGCTGGCCGAACTGGGCATCGCCGTGCCGCTCAACATCATGCAGTCCAACGGCGGCGTGCTGCCGGCGAAGGGCGCGGCGCGCGATCCGGTCTACATCATCGAATCCGGCCCGGCCGCCGGGGTGGTCGGCGCGCAGCGCATGGGCACGCGCATCGGCACCGACAACATGCTGGTCTTCGACATGGGCGGCACCACCGCCAAGGCGGCGATCATCGAAGGCGGTCGCTTCGGCCTGTCGCCGGAAACCGAGGTTGGCGGCGGCGCGGCGCTGGGCCACCGCATGATCCGCGGCGGGGGCTATGTGGTGCAGGTGCCGACAATCGACATTGCGGAGGTCGGCGCCGGCGGCGGCAGCATCGCCTGGGTGGACGCCGGCGGTGCGGTGCAGGTGGGGCCGCGCAGCGCCGGGGCGGCGCCGGGTCCGGTCTGCTACGACCTTGGCGGCGCCGACCCGACGGTGACCGACGCCAACCTGCTGCTCGGCTACCTGAACCAGGAATACCTTGTCGGCGGGGAGTTGAAGGTGAACCGGGCGAAGGCGGCGGCGCAGATGGACGCGCTCGCGGCGCGGGTGAAACAGGACCGCACGGACCTCACCTACGGCATCCACCTCATCGCCAACGCGACCATGATGCGCGCCCTGTCCGCCGTGTCGTCGGAGCGGGGGCTCGACCCCGCCGATTTCACCCTGGTCGGCTTCGGCGGCAATGGCGGCGTGCATGTCTGCGACCTCGCGGAATCGCTGCGCATCGGCCGAATCGTCGTGCCGCCGGTGGCGGGGCTGTTCTGCGCGCTGGGCTTGCTGTTCGCCGATATGGAGCACCAGCCGGTGCGCGCCTTCTACCGTCGCCTGGACAGCCTGCAACTGGAAGAATTGAACGCCGCGCTGCAATCCCTCTCGGACGAGGCCGCCGAACTGCTGGAGGCGGACGGGTTCACGGGGCCGGACCGCAAGACCATCGCCCTGTCGGCGGAGGTCAAATATGTCGGCCAGAATTCGTCATTGACCGTGCCCTTCGAGCACATGCCGGTGGATGCGGCGGGCCTCGCGGATTTCGCCGAACGCTTCGCCAGCCAGCACGATCACACCTTCGGCTATCGCTCCGACAGGGAGGTGCTGCAAATCGTGTCGCTGAAGGCGGTGGGCCGAGGCCTCGACGAATTCCCCCGTGTTCCCGACCGCGCCCGCCGCGCCATGGAGAAGGTGCCCGAAGCCAGCCGCCGCGAGGCTTACTTCGGGCCCGACCACGGCTGGCTCGACACCCCGGTAATCCCGCGCTCCGGGCTGGGCGAAAAGCCGCAGCATGGCCCGCTGATCGTCGAGGAGTACGACACCACCATCGTCATCCGCCCCGGCTGGACGGCGCGGCTCGACGGCTGGAACAACGTGGTGCTGGAGCGGGGCGAGGTTTCGTCTCCTCTATAG
- a CDS encoding amidohydrolase family protein: MPASDRHCIDVHHHIVPPFYLEEYRDRIAAGRGGTLSSAWTGWSPELSIAAMDAVGVSTSVLSLSTPGVWFDDAPRARETARRVNEYAAGLVAKHPGRYGFFAAVPLPDPAGSLAEIAHALDTLGASGIGLLTSYGDMWLGDARFEPVMAELNRRKAVTFVHPSVPFCCRNIFPEVIPMIAEVPADTTRTVTNMLFKGVFRRYRDIRWIFCHAGGFVPMVASRIAYYGREAMKIQAPQGVEAELARLYYDLGGMVSKPAIAALLATAPVSQVLMGSDFPYVPLSDTTDGLAALEGAGLGLTPSDMVAIRRGNAHRLMPGLGAP; this comes from the coding sequence ATGCCTGCATCTGACCGCCACTGCATCGACGTGCACCACCATATCGTGCCGCCGTTCTACCTGGAGGAATATCGCGACAGGATTGCCGCCGGGCGCGGCGGAACGCTGTCGTCGGCGTGGACGGGATGGTCGCCGGAGCTTTCCATCGCGGCGATGGACGCGGTCGGCGTTTCAACGTCCGTGCTGTCCCTGTCGACGCCCGGCGTATGGTTCGACGATGCGCCGCGCGCCCGCGAAACGGCGCGCCGGGTGAACGAGTATGCCGCCGGCCTTGTTGCGAAACATCCCGGCCGGTATGGCTTCTTCGCCGCCGTGCCATTGCCGGATCCGGCGGGCAGCCTGGCCGAAATCGCCCATGCGCTCGACACGCTGGGCGCCAGCGGGATCGGGCTGCTGACCAGTTACGGCGACATGTGGCTGGGCGATGCGCGCTTCGAACCGGTGATGGCGGAACTGAACCGTCGCAAGGCCGTGACGTTCGTGCACCCGTCCGTGCCGTTCTGCTGTCGCAATATCTTTCCGGAGGTCATTCCGATGATCGCGGAAGTACCGGCCGATACCACGCGTACCGTCACCAACATGCTGTTCAAGGGCGTGTTCCGGCGCTATCGCGATATCCGCTGGATATTCTGCCACGCGGGTGGATTCGTGCCGATGGTGGCAAGCAGAATCGCCTATTACGGTCGGGAGGCGATGAAAATCCAGGCGCCGCAGGGGGTTGAGGCGGAACTGGCGCGGCTGTATTACGACTTGGGTGGCATGGTTTCCAAACCGGCGATTGCGGCTCTTCTGGCCACGGCGCCGGTCAGCCAGGTCCTGATGGGCAGCGATTTTCCCTATGTGCCGCTGTCCGATACGACGGACGGGCTGGCGGCGCTGGAAGGGGCGGGACTGGGTCTCACGCCCTCGGATATGGTGGCGATCCGGCGGGGTAACGCGCACCGGCTCATGCCGGGCCTTGGCGCGCCCTGA
- a CDS encoding Rid family hydrolase, producing the protein MPHRRIRPFDQTMTHDGQDVTYELSMAVRAGNRVWVRGQTGLDFDGVFVGRGDPAAQAENAMRCADVLLREAGASLNDIVKTTVYLTDRAHRAPVYAVLAKWLKGVRPCQTGLIVAGLALPDMLMEIDIEAVIAAD; encoded by the coding sequence ATGCCACACAGGCGCATTCGCCCCTTCGACCAGACGATGACCCATGACGGCCAGGACGTTACCTATGAGCTGTCGATGGCGGTGCGCGCCGGCAACAGGGTATGGGTCCGCGGACAGACGGGGCTCGACTTCGACGGAGTCTTTGTCGGCAGGGGCGACCCCGCCGCGCAGGCAGAAAACGCAATGCGCTGTGCGGACGTCCTGCTGCGCGAAGCCGGCGCATCCCTGAACGATATCGTCAAGACAACAGTGTATCTGACGGACCGTGCGCACCGGGCGCCGGTCTATGCCGTACTTGCCAAATGGCTCAAGGGCGTCCGCCCGTGTCAGACGGGCCTGATCGTCGCCGGTCTGGCGCTGCCCGATATGTTGATGGAAATCGATATCGAGGCGGTCATCGCGGCGGACTGA
- a CDS encoding FAD-containing oxidoreductase, translated as MAENFDAIIIGTGQAGPPLAARMTAKGMKTAIIERKRFGGTCVNVGCTPTKALVASARAAHMARRSADFGVTVGGAVSVDMKQVKDRKDRIVRQSNEGLTNWLKNMENLTVYEGHARFEGAHSIRVNGDLLEAPWIVLNVGARAVVPDMPGIGEVDYLTSSGMMDVDFLPEHLVIVGGSYIGLEFAQMYRRFGSRVTVVEKGPRLIGREDEDVSAAVQEILEGEGIEVRLAAECIGLAKRGDRVAVTANCEPEATEIVGSHVLIAVGRRPNTDDLHLDRAGVETDERGYVTVDDELRTNVPGIWATGDVNGRGAFTHTSYNDYEILAANMFDGDPRRVSDRIQTYGLFIDPPLGRAGMTEREIRDSGRKALVGRMKMTGVSRARERSETQGLMKILIDADAGTVLGAAILGIRGDEVVHSVLDVMYAGAPYTVIQQAVHIHPTVTELIPTMLGDLKPLE; from the coding sequence ATGGCGGAAAACTTCGACGCGATTATTATCGGAACCGGCCAGGCCGGACCGCCGCTCGCGGCGCGGATGACGGCAAAAGGCATGAAGACCGCTATCATCGAACGGAAACGCTTCGGGGGCACCTGCGTCAATGTGGGGTGCACCCCGACCAAGGCGCTGGTCGCGAGCGCACGGGCGGCCCATATGGCACGCCGCAGTGCGGATTTCGGCGTGACCGTCGGCGGCGCCGTTTCGGTAGACATGAAACAGGTCAAGGACCGTAAGGACCGTATCGTGCGCCAGTCCAATGAAGGGCTTACGAACTGGCTGAAGAATATGGAAAACCTGACCGTTTACGAAGGCCATGCCAGATTCGAAGGCGCCCATTCCATCCGGGTCAACGGGGACCTGCTGGAAGCGCCCTGGATCGTCCTCAATGTCGGCGCCCGCGCCGTAGTGCCGGACATGCCGGGTATCGGCGAGGTCGACTACCTGACCAGTTCCGGCATGATGGATGTGGATTTCCTCCCCGAACACCTGGTCATCGTCGGCGGCAGCTATATCGGCCTCGAATTCGCCCAGATGTACCGGCGCTTCGGCAGCAGGGTCACCGTGGTGGAGAAGGGGCCGCGGCTGATCGGGAGGGAGGACGAGGACGTCTCCGCCGCCGTGCAGGAAATTCTGGAAGGCGAAGGAATCGAAGTCCGGCTCGCTGCCGAATGCATCGGGTTGGCGAAGCGTGGCGACCGGGTGGCGGTGACCGCCAACTGCGAGCCGGAGGCCACGGAAATCGTGGGCTCCCACGTCCTGATCGCCGTCGGCCGGAGACCCAATACCGACGACCTGCACCTCGACAGGGCGGGTGTCGAAACCGACGAGCGTGGATATGTCACGGTCGACGACGAGCTTCGCACGAATGTTCCCGGCATCTGGGCCACGGGCGATGTCAACGGGCGCGGCGCGTTCACCCACACGTCCTACAACGATTATGAAATTCTAGCCGCCAACATGTTCGACGGCGACCCACGGCGCGTTTCCGACCGCATCCAGACATACGGCCTTTTCATCGATCCGCCGCTGGGGCGGGCAGGCATGACGGAACGCGAAATCCGGGATTCCGGACGCAAGGCGCTGGTCGGCAGGATGAAGATGACCGGCGTCAGCCGCGCGCGGGAGCGCAGCGAGACCCAGGGGCTGATGAAGATCCTGATCGACGCGGACGCCGGGACGGTTCTCGGCGCGGCGATCCTCGGCATTCGGGGCGACGAGGTCGTCCACTCGGTGCTCGACGTGATGTATGCCGGCGCGCCCTACACTGTGATCCAGCAGGCCGTGCACATACATCCGACCGTGACGGAGCTCATTCCGACAATGCTCGGCGACCTGAAACCGCTCGAATAG
- a CDS encoding putative sulfate/molybdate transporter — MEVSKGHDFTVNLRELNGALADLGTLLPLVLGTIVVAGLPPVPVLLGFAVFYIASALYYRLPVPVQPMKAVAAVILTAPVAAGSIMASGVMIGVLLLVLGLTGWLGRLARLVPQSVLSGLQLGLGVALMLVGFSLMATAPVIAGVTLMLLVGLMLAPRVPSVPIALAAAIGLAHWLGVAGIGAGSGFPDALVLPSLPSVTDLTEAFSLLVLPQLPLTFTNAVLLTALVAGDCFGDRAAHVTPARLSVTSGLANILLTPFGALPMCHGAGGLAAHHRFGARSGTAPLLLGLALLVLALLPGGGGLALLGAVPAAGLGALLMLASAQLALNRRLFDSRLSCWPVIAATAAVTIWIDPFWGLLAGAAAEVIRSVAVRLWLRRATAGPKAG, encoded by the coding sequence TTGGAAGTATCGAAGGGACATGATTTTACGGTAAACCTGCGCGAGTTGAACGGCGCGCTGGCCGACCTGGGAACCCTGCTGCCCCTGGTGCTGGGGACCATTGTCGTCGCGGGACTGCCGCCGGTGCCGGTGTTGCTCGGTTTTGCGGTCTTCTACATCGCCTCCGCGCTCTACTACCGCCTGCCGGTCCCGGTGCAGCCGATGAAGGCGGTCGCCGCCGTCATCCTGACGGCCCCGGTCGCCGCCGGAAGCATCATGGCCAGCGGCGTCATGATAGGCGTCCTGCTGCTCGTGCTCGGCCTGACCGGGTGGCTCGGTCGGCTGGCGCGACTGGTGCCGCAATCGGTGCTCAGCGGGTTGCAGCTCGGCCTCGGCGTGGCGCTGATGCTGGTCGGCTTCAGCCTGATGGCGACGGCGCCGGTCATCGCCGGTGTGACGCTGATGCTGCTGGTCGGTCTGATGCTGGCGCCGCGCGTTCCGTCGGTACCGATTGCGCTGGCTGCCGCCATCGGCCTTGCGCACTGGCTCGGCGTCGCCGGAATCGGGGCCGGTTCCGGGTTCCCCGATGCCCTCGTCCTGCCGTCGCTTCCCTCGGTGACAGACCTGACGGAGGCATTCTCCCTGCTCGTACTGCCGCAACTGCCGCTTACCTTCACCAACGCGGTCCTGCTTACCGCGCTGGTCGCCGGCGACTGTTTCGGCGACCGCGCCGCGCATGTCACGCCCGCCCGGCTGTCGGTGACCAGCGGCCTCGCGAACATCCTGCTGACCCCGTTCGGCGCGCTGCCGATGTGCCACGGCGCCGGCGGGCTTGCGGCGCATCACCGCTTCGGCGCGCGAAGCGGTACGGCGCCGCTGCTGCTCGGCCTCGCGCTGCTGGTCCTGGCCCTGCTGCCCGGCGGCGGCGGCCTTGCGCTGCTCGGCGCCGTGCCGGCGGCGGGACTGGGGGCGCTGCTGATGCTGGCCTCGGCGCAACTCGCGTTAAACAGACGGCTGTTCGACAGCAGGCTGTCCTGCTGGCCGGTCATCGCCGCGACGGCCGCGGTCACGATCTGGATCGACCCCTTCTGGGGCCTGCTCGCCGGCGCAGCCGCCGAGGTCATTCGTTCTGTCGCCGTCCGGCTGTGGCTCAGGCGTGCGACTGCGGGACCGAAGGCGGGATAG
- a CDS encoding acyl-CoA dehydrogenase family protein codes for MVSIAATAQPGVSDREHYLAKIRDVGPVITESLTEIEQNRRLPPKLLDAMHNAGLFRLLLPREFGGGQLRPSDFSRIIEELGRYDASVAWVTCQGNGCSQVAAFMNPDDAKRMWNDDKRAVLAWGPGKSTAQKVDGGYIVNAHTRFASGCRHASWLGTHATLVDGKGEPVPDAAGKPQVRTMLMPKADVEMEDIWNVMGLRGTASDGYFVKDLFVPEGNTLKRDYAPDRWHDGTMYKFKQTNMYASGFSGLAMGVAAQILDEFHKLALKKTPQRQQSTLALNPVVQYEYAQARIWLDAARCFQRSELDDMFDEAEATGEVTIDHRMRLRIATTHAIHEAKRAADLMYEAAGASVIFNSAPFERRFRDIHTVTQQTQGRKAHYQIVGSYWFGNEPDLSSL; via the coding sequence ATGGTATCCATTGCAGCAACCGCCCAGCCGGGCGTTTCGGATCGGGAACATTATCTGGCGAAGATCCGCGACGTGGGCCCGGTCATTACCGAATCGCTCACCGAGATCGAGCAGAACCGCCGCCTGCCGCCAAAGCTGCTGGACGCGATGCATAATGCCGGGCTGTTCCGCCTGCTGCTGCCCAGGGAATTCGGCGGCGGGCAGCTCAGGCCGTCGGATTTCTCCCGGATCATCGAGGAGCTGGGCCGGTATGACGCCAGCGTCGCGTGGGTGACCTGCCAGGGCAATGGCTGCTCCCAGGTCGCGGCCTTCATGAACCCGGACGATGCGAAGCGCATGTGGAACGACGACAAGCGCGCGGTGCTGGCCTGGGGGCCGGGCAAATCGACGGCGCAGAAGGTCGATGGCGGCTATATCGTCAACGCCCATACCCGCTTCGCCAGCGGCTGCCGCCATGCAAGCTGGCTCGGCACCCATGCGACGCTGGTGGACGGCAAGGGCGAACCGGTGCCCGATGCCGCCGGCAAGCCGCAGGTCCGTACCATGCTGATGCCCAAGGCCGACGTGGAGATGGAGGACATCTGGAACGTCATGGGCCTGCGCGGCACCGCCAGTGACGGGTATTTCGTGAAGGACCTGTTCGTGCCGGAGGGGAATACCCTCAAGCGCGATTACGCGCCCGATCGCTGGCATGACGGCACCATGTACAAGTTCAAGCAGACCAACATGTACGCCAGCGGCTTTTCGGGGCTTGCCATGGGGGTCGCGGCGCAGATCCTGGACGAGTTCCACAAGCTGGCGCTGAAGAAGACGCCGCAGCGCCAGCAGAGCACCCTCGCCCTGAACCCGGTCGTGCAGTATGAATACGCGCAGGCGCGGATCTGGCTCGATGCGGCGCGCTGCTTCCAGCGCAGCGAACTGGACGACATGTTCGACGAGGCGGAAGCAACCGGCGAGGTCACCATCGACCACCGCATGCGCCTGCGCATCGCCACCACCCATGCGATTCATGAAGCGAAGCGGGCGGCGGACCTGATGTACGAGGCGGCGGGCGCCTCGGTGATCTTCAACAGCGCCCCGTTCGAACGCCGCTTCCGTGACATCCATACGGTGACCCAGCAGACGCAGGGGCGGAAGGCGCATTACCAGATCGTCGGTTCCTACTGGTTCGGCAACGAGCCGGACCTGTCGTCGCTGTAG